In the genome of Staphylococcus durrellii, one region contains:
- a CDS encoding DNA-3-methyladenine glycosylase I, whose amino-acid sequence MNPCAFGTKDPTYIDYHDNLWGQPLYDSLQLFKLMALESQHAGLSWLTILKKKEAYEEAFYNFDPAKVAKMTEQDIDNLMNFPNIVHNRKKLEAIVNQAKGYFAIEKDYGSFSEFLWSYVNHQPYDMQYEKPSERITVDETATQLSKKLKNYGFKFLGPVTVFSFLEAAGLYNAHLKSCPSNPNNLK is encoded by the coding sequence ATGAATCCTTGCGCGTTCGGCACAAAAGACCCTACGTATATAGATTATCATGATAATCTATGGGGACAACCACTATATGATAGTCTGCAGTTATTTAAATTAATGGCATTAGAATCTCAACATGCTGGTTTATCGTGGCTTACGATATTGAAAAAGAAAGAAGCATATGAAGAAGCTTTTTATAATTTTGACCCAGCAAAAGTTGCTAAAATGACGGAACAAGATATTGATAACTTGATGAACTTTCCTAACATCGTTCACAACAGAAAAAAATTAGAAGCGATAGTAAATCAAGCAAAGGGCTATTTTGCGATAGAAAAGGATTATGGTAGTTTTAGTGAATTTTTATGGTCATACGTCAATCATCAACCATACGATATGCAATACGAAAAGCCTAGTGAACGTATTACAGTAGATGAAACTGCAACGCAACTTTCAAAAAAACTAAAGAACTATGGTTTTAAATTCTTAGGCCCAGTCACTGTTTTCTCATTTTTAGAAGCAGCTGGTTTATATAACGCTCATTTAAAATCATGTCCTAGCAATCCGAATAATCTTAAATAA
- a CDS encoding valine--tRNA ligase gives MEMKPKYNPQEVEAGRYDEWVKNGYFKAQEDNTKETYTIVIPPPNVTGKLHLGHAWDTTLQDILTRMKRMQGYDTLYLPGMDHAGIATQAKVEAKLNEQGITRHNLGREKFLEKAWDWKEEYANFIRQQWSKLGLGLDYSRERFTLDEGLNQAVKKVFVDMYNKGLIYRGEYIINWDPVAKTALSDIEVIHEDIQGKFYHFKYPYADQEGYIEIATTRPETMLGDTAIVVNPNDERYKDVIGKNVTLPIVGKTLPILADEYVDMEFGSGAMKVTPAHDPNDFEIGNRHNLERINVMDEEGKMNELAGKYKGLDRFECREQLVKDLTEQDLVIKIEEHEHSVGHSERSGAVVEPYLSTQWFVKMKPLAEQALSNQETDDRIEFVPPRFENTFNRWMEEIRDWTISRQLWWGHQIPAYYHKETGELLVSETPPTDIENWEQDADVLDTWFSSALWPFSTLGWPNIESEDFNRYFPTNALVTGYDIIFFWVARMIFQGLEFTGRRPFNDVLLHGLVRAEDGRKMSKSLGNGVDPMDVIDQYGADSLRYFLATGSSPGHDLRYSTEKVESVWNFINKIWNAARFSIMNLGDDFTVDQVDLSGNLSLADKWILTRLNETIETVTNLSDKYEFGEVGRALYNFIWDDFCDWYIEMSKIPMNGDDEAQKQTTRSVLTYVLDNTMRMLHPFMPFVTEQIWQNLPHVGETIVHASWPTAREALSFSESKETMDQLVEIIKSVRQSRLEVDTPLSKAIPIFIKAKNDHIKSTLETNANYIDRFCHPSELVIDTDITIPEKAMTSVTAAGEVVLPLEGLIDMDKEIARLEKELDKWQSELDRVNKKLANENFVNKAPEKVINEEREKKQTYQEKYDGVKLRINQLKA, from the coding sequence ATGGAAATGAAACCTAAGTACAATCCGCAAGAAGTTGAAGCGGGTCGCTATGATGAATGGGTAAAAAATGGATATTTTAAAGCACAAGAAGATAACACTAAAGAAACATATACAATAGTAATTCCACCACCAAATGTAACTGGAAAATTACATTTAGGTCATGCTTGGGATACGACGTTACAAGATATATTGACACGTATGAAACGTATGCAAGGTTACGACACTTTATATCTTCCTGGCATGGATCATGCGGGTATTGCTACACAAGCTAAAGTAGAAGCAAAGTTAAACGAACAAGGCATTACAAGACATAATTTAGGCCGCGAAAAATTTTTAGAAAAAGCTTGGGATTGGAAAGAGGAATATGCAAACTTTATAAGACAACAGTGGTCTAAATTAGGCTTAGGCTTAGATTATAGTAGAGAACGTTTTACTCTAGATGAGGGTTTGAATCAAGCCGTTAAAAAAGTATTTGTTGATATGTATAACAAAGGATTAATTTATCGCGGCGAATATATTATTAACTGGGACCCTGTTGCAAAAACAGCATTATCTGACATCGAAGTTATACATGAAGATATACAGGGTAAATTTTATCATTTTAAATATCCATATGCTGATCAAGAAGGCTATATCGAAATTGCTACGACACGTCCAGAAACAATGCTTGGTGATACAGCTATTGTTGTCAATCCAAATGACGAGCGTTATAAAGATGTAATTGGTAAAAATGTTACGCTACCAATAGTTGGAAAAACTTTACCCATATTAGCAGATGAATATGTGGATATGGAATTTGGTAGTGGTGCTATGAAAGTAACACCTGCCCATGATCCTAATGACTTTGAAATAGGAAACAGACACAACTTAGAACGTATTAATGTGATGGATGAAGAAGGTAAAATGAATGAATTAGCCGGTAAATATAAGGGCTTAGATCGTTTTGAATGTCGTGAACAATTAGTGAAAGATTTAACTGAGCAAGACCTTGTTATCAAAATCGAAGAACATGAACATTCAGTAGGACATTCAGAACGTTCAGGAGCAGTTGTTGAACCATATTTATCAACACAATGGTTCGTTAAAATGAAACCATTAGCTGAACAAGCTTTAAGCAATCAAGAAACAGATGATCGTATCGAATTTGTACCTCCAAGATTTGAAAATACATTCAATCGTTGGATGGAAGAAATTAGAGATTGGACGATTTCTAGACAATTATGGTGGGGGCATCAAATACCTGCATATTATCATAAAGAAACTGGTGAGTTATTAGTATCTGAAACACCACCAACTGATATTGAGAATTGGGAGCAAGATGCAGATGTATTAGACACATGGTTCTCAAGTGCATTATGGCCATTTTCAACTTTAGGTTGGCCAAATATAGAATCAGAAGACTTTAATCGATACTTCCCTACAAATGCACTTGTAACAGGTTACGATATTATTTTCTTCTGGGTTGCTCGTATGATTTTCCAAGGCCTTGAATTTACTGGACGCAGACCATTTAATGACGTGTTATTACATGGTTTAGTACGTGCTGAAGATGGACGTAAAATGAGTAAATCGTTAGGCAATGGTGTAGACCCTATGGATGTTATTGACCAATACGGCGCAGATAGTTTGCGTTACTTTCTTGCTACGGGTTCTTCACCTGGTCACGACTTACGTTATAGTACGGAAAAAGTGGAATCAGTATGGAACTTTATTAATAAAATTTGGAATGCTGCACGCTTTAGTATTATGAATTTAGGTGATGACTTTACTGTTGATCAAGTAGATTTATCTGGCAACTTATCATTAGCAGATAAATGGATACTAACTAGATTAAATGAAACAATTGAAACGGTTACTAATTTAAGTGACAAATATGAATTTGGAGAAGTAGGTAGAGCACTTTACAACTTTATCTGGGATGATTTCTGTGATTGGTATATCGAGATGAGTAAAATACCTATGAACGGTGACGATGAAGCTCAAAAACAAACTACGCGTTCAGTTTTAACTTATGTATTAGATAATACGATGAGAATGTTGCATCCCTTTATGCCTTTCGTAACCGAACAAATATGGCAAAACTTACCACATGTTGGCGAAACAATCGTACATGCCTCATGGCCAACAGCACGTGAAGCATTATCATTTAGTGAAAGTAAAGAAACTATGGATCAACTAGTGGAAATCATTAAATCAGTAAGACAATCACGTCTAGAAGTAGATACGCCGTTATCTAAAGCTATACCAATTTTTATCAAAGCAAAAAATGATCATATTAAATCAACTTTAGAAACAAATGCCAATTATATTGATCGTTTCTGTCATCCAAGTGAATTAGTTATAGATACTGATATTACAATTCCTGAAAAAGCAATGACTTCTGTGACTGCTGCAGGAGAAGTGGTATTACCACTCGAAGGATTGATAGATATGGATAAAGAAATTGCACGTTTAGAAAAAGAATTAGATAAATGGCAAAGCGAATTAGATAGAGTTAACAAGAAATTAGCTAATGAGAATTTTGTGAATAAAGCACCTGAAAAGGTAATAAATGAAGAACGTGAGAAAAAACAAACTTATCAAGAGAAGTATGATGGTGTAAAATTAAGAATAAATCAATTGAAAGCATAG
- a CDS encoding bifunctional folylpolyglutamate synthase/dihydrofolate synthase, which yields MNYLDSLYWIHERNKFGIKPGVKRMQWMLAKLNNPQLRINGIHIGGTNGKGSTVAYIRSALVNNGYQVGTFTSPFIETFNERISLNGHPITDDELVNLVEIVKPVSEALESETDLGIATEFEVITTMMFVYFGEINPVDFVVIEAGLGVKNDSTNVFNPILTILTSIGLDHTDILGESYVDIAKDKGAIVKSNTPIIYAVKNDEALKVIRQNAKLNEAKAIELDRDIIIVSEGDEFTYRYKNYELETLVLNMLGEHQKENAALAITALLELNEEGSVDLDFNKMIDGIESVNWSGRIERIKQDPLMIIDGAHNNESIEALIDTIKSYYHLDKVDILFSAVKGKPINEMLGQLTAIIQNLYITEFDFPKAMTKEEISDEIDFESKELVDDYASFIENYNGSALVITGSLYFISEVKSKVNF from the coding sequence ATGAATTACCTAGACAGCTTATATTGGATACATGAGCGTAATAAATTTGGAATTAAGCCAGGCGTCAAAAGAATGCAATGGATGTTAGCAAAATTGAATAATCCACAACTCAGAATTAATGGTATTCATATCGGTGGAACAAATGGTAAAGGTTCCACTGTAGCTTATATTCGTTCGGCTTTAGTTAATAATGGCTATCAAGTTGGTACTTTTACTTCTCCTTTTATTGAGACATTTAATGAACGCATTAGTTTAAATGGGCATCCAATCACAGATGATGAGCTTGTGAATTTAGTAGAAATTGTAAAACCTGTTAGTGAAGCATTAGAATCAGAAACTGACTTAGGTATAGCAACTGAATTTGAAGTCATCACTACAATGATGTTTGTTTATTTTGGTGAAATAAATCCTGTAGATTTTGTAGTTATTGAAGCGGGATTAGGCGTTAAAAATGACTCAACTAATGTTTTTAACCCGATTTTAACCATTTTAACGAGTATCGGTTTAGATCATACTGATATTTTAGGCGAGAGTTATGTAGATATTGCCAAAGACAAAGGTGCTATAGTTAAATCTAATACGCCAATTATTTATGCAGTTAAAAATGATGAGGCATTAAAAGTTATACGTCAGAATGCCAAATTAAATGAAGCTAAAGCGATTGAACTTGATAGAGATATTATCATAGTATCTGAAGGTGATGAGTTTACTTATCGCTATAAGAATTATGAATTAGAAACATTAGTTTTAAATATGTTAGGTGAGCATCAAAAAGAAAATGCTGCTTTAGCAATTACAGCATTACTAGAATTAAACGAAGAAGGTAGTGTTGATTTAGATTTCAACAAAATGATTGATGGTATTGAAAGTGTAAATTGGAGTGGCCGTATTGAACGTATAAAACAAGATCCTTTAATGATTATTGATGGGGCACATAATAATGAAAGTATAGAGGCACTCATAGACACGATTAAAAGTTATTATCATCTTGATAAAGTAGATATACTATTTTCGGCAGTAAAAGGAAAACCTATAAACGAGATGTTAGGTCAATTGACAGCAATTATTCAAAACCTGTATATTACAGAATTTGATTTTCCCAAAGCTATGACTAAAGAAGAGATTAGCGACGAAATTGATTTTGAATCTAAAGAACTTGTTGACGACTATGCATCCTTTATTGAAAATTATAATGGCTCTGCATTAGTTATAACTGGCAGTTTGTATTTTATAAGTGAAGTAAAATCAAAAGTTAATTTTTAA
- a CDS encoding prepilin peptidase: MLTQLILYPVVFSFLFQITHIKELSLKYLFCRSKCDFCQKPISIIYLIPIINFIVLKGKTLCCKRKLKQSYFWGELLACGLIIILSMTELPLKNSVIMLIYFSLLVLALYDLETYTIPIHIPIIVLITTMILGPFYYLQGFGITIFLHLFFYCCKNQIGYGDILIFSMLSFLLPLHIFFSVIWFTFIISGCFSIAYIIVKHSLNLKIPLVPFIFCAFNTVALCYPLLKFGGGIFEY, encoded by the coding sequence ATGTTAACACAGCTTATACTATATCCTGTTGTTTTTAGTTTTTTATTTCAAATCACACATATTAAAGAACTATCTTTAAAATATTTATTTTGTCGCTCTAAGTGTGATTTTTGTCAAAAACCTATATCTATAATTTATTTAATACCAATAATAAATTTTATTGTATTAAAAGGAAAAACTTTGTGCTGTAAACGAAAATTAAAACAGAGTTATTTTTGGGGAGAATTGTTAGCATGTGGTTTAATAATCATATTAAGCATGACAGAATTACCGCTTAAAAATTCTGTTATAATGTTAATTTATTTTAGTTTATTGGTGTTGGCACTTTACGACCTTGAAACATATACAATCCCAATTCATATACCCATTATTGTACTTATTACTACTATGATTTTAGGACCTTTTTATTATCTTCAAGGATTTGGCATAACTATATTTTTACATTTATTTTTTTATTGTTGTAAAAATCAAATAGGTTATGGTGATATTTTAATCTTCTCGATGCTATCTTTTTTATTACCTCTACACATTTTTTTCTCTGTAATATGGTTTACATTTATAATTAGTGGTTGTTTTTCAATAGCTTATATTATAGTTAAACATTCACTTAATTTAAAAATACCTTTAGTTCCTTTTATATTTTGTGCCTTTAATACAGTTGCGCTTTGTTATCCACTTTTAAAATTTGGCGGTGGTATTTTTGAATATTAA
- the radC gene encoding RadC family protein yields MNIKNLANSEKPRERLLAKGEANLSNAELIAILLNTGRKGYSSIDIANELLNKVENINYLKQLSIYDLKEIKGIGLYKAIVLKAAFELGIRMHSGNLEAQVKIKKPVDVANYLMGYMQHLSQEHFVALFLNSKNIIIKQKTIFKGTLNSSIIHPREIYCEAIRWSSHALIVAHNHPSGDVTPSNEDIKTTQRLVECGDILGIGLLDHIIIGHNNYLSLVESGYIE; encoded by the coding sequence TTGAATATTAAAAATTTAGCAAATTCTGAAAAGCCTAGGGAGCGTTTACTAGCAAAGGGGGAGGCGAATCTATCGAATGCCGAACTTATAGCTATTTTATTAAATACAGGGAGAAAAGGTTATTCCAGTATAGATATCGCTAATGAATTATTAAATAAAGTAGAAAACATAAATTATTTAAAGCAATTGTCTATTTATGATTTAAAGGAGATTAAAGGCATTGGACTCTATAAAGCCATCGTACTTAAAGCAGCATTTGAACTTGGAATAAGAATGCATTCAGGTAATTTAGAAGCTCAAGTGAAAATTAAAAAACCTGTCGATGTCGCTAATTATTTAATGGGGTACATGCAACATTTATCTCAAGAACACTTTGTAGCTCTGTTTTTAAATTCTAAGAACATCATTATTAAACAAAAGACAATATTTAAAGGCACTTTAAATTCCTCTATTATTCATCCTCGTGAAATATACTGTGAGGCCATTAGATGGTCAAGTCACGCGCTTATAGTTGCACATAATCATCCATCAGGCGACGTTACTCCATCTAATGAAGACATAAAAACTACACAAAGATTAGTCGAATGCGGAGATATTTTGGGAATAGGATTATTAGATCATATTATTATTGGTCATAATAACTATTTAAGTTTAGTAGAAAGTGGTTACATTGAATAG